GCGTCGGTCATGTTTCCTCCTTCGGGACCCGGTCGGATGGATTGCCGGGCATCAGATCATAGGGGTGTTTCCAGCCGGGCAGGGCGGCGATCGCATCCAGCCAGCGGTCGATATTGGGCCATTCGGCGCGCTGAAAGCCGAAGGGTTCGGGGTAATAGAGGTATCCGCAGCAGGACAGGTCCGCGATGGTCGGGTTCAGTCCCACGATCCAGTCGCGCCCGGCCAGATGCTCGTTCAGCGTCTTGTAGGCGGCGCGCAGGCGCTTTTGCTGGAAGGCGATGGCCTCGGTCGGGCACTTGTCGGGCGGCAGGAAATTCATCAGGAACCGCGTCGGGCCGGCCTGACCCGACAGCCGGTGATTGTCCCAGAACAGCCAGCGCATGATCTCGGCCCGGTGGCCGTCCAGCCAGGTGCCGGTCTTTTCCGCGATATGCAGCTGAATGACCGCCGACTGGGTCAGGGTCATGCCGCCCTCCTGGAAAACCGGCACCTCGCCCATCTCGTTCAGGGTCAGGAAGGCCGGGTCGCGGGTCTCGCCACGAAAGAAATCGACAAAGACCGGCTTCCAGTCATAGCCCGTCAGTTCCAGCGTCAGCGCCGCCTTGTAGGCATTGCCCGATTCGCCAAAGCACCACAGTTGCGCGGTCATTGCGTCACCTCTTCGATCTGCGGCAGCGGGAAATCCTGATCGTAAAGCGCGGGAAAGGCCATGCGGATGTTTTCCTGCTGCTGGTCGCTGCCCAGCCGCACCAGATGC
The Paracoccus alcaliphilus DNA segment above includes these coding regions:
- a CDS encoding glutathione S-transferase family protein, with product MTAQLWCFGESGNAYKAALTLELTGYDWKPVFVDFFRGETRDPAFLTLNEMGEVPVFQEGGMTLTQSAVIQLHIAEKTGTWLDGHRAEIMRWLFWDNHRLSGQAGPTRFLMNFLPPDKCPTEAIAFQQKRLRAAYKTLNEHLAGRDWIVGLNPTIADLSCCGYLYYPEPFGFQRAEWPNIDRWLDAIAALPGWKHPYDLMPGNPSDRVPKEET